One region of Chitinophaga varians genomic DNA includes:
- a CDS encoding beta-ketoacyl-[acyl-carrier-protein] synthase family protein, with protein sequence MSEKVWIAGGGVISGIGLNLRECLRAFREMEPGMGAMKYLSSVHRHTFPVAEVKADNETLADMAGLPENISRTALLSLIAAKEAWQSSGLDDISRYRVGFVSGNTVGGMDKTEDFFAEYLADNRKGRLHQVMHHECGSVTEIVADAMGIRHHVSTISTACSSGANALMYGYRLIRNNIVDVVIAGGTDALTRFTLNGFNTLMILDQQPCRPFDETRTGLNLGEGAGYVVLVSDSLAAQLQPWCRLSGFANANDAYHQTASSPDGTGNYMAMKGALDMSGLQPQQIGYINLHGTGTGNNDVSEGIAINRIFAPHFPAMSSTKSFTGHTLGASGGIEAVLSAVSVKEGIIYPNARFEHQMKELPFTPATTWSEGNDLRHVMSNSFGFGGNCSSLVFSSF encoded by the coding sequence ATGAGTGAAAAGGTGTGGATAGCGGGTGGCGGCGTCATCAGCGGCATAGGCCTGAACTTGCGTGAATGCCTGCGGGCTTTCCGTGAGATGGAACCAGGCATGGGTGCCATGAAATACCTGTCATCTGTGCACCGTCATACTTTCCCGGTAGCGGAGGTAAAAGCAGATAATGAGACGCTGGCGGATATGGCCGGGTTACCGGAAAATATCAGCCGTACCGCGCTGCTCAGCCTGATCGCCGCGAAGGAAGCATGGCAATCGTCCGGACTGGACGATATCTCCCGCTACCGCGTCGGATTTGTGTCCGGCAATACGGTTGGCGGTATGGACAAAACGGAAGACTTTTTCGCGGAATATCTGGCAGACAACCGTAAAGGCCGTCTGCATCAGGTGATGCACCATGAATGCGGCAGCGTCACCGAAATAGTGGCCGATGCCATGGGCATCCGGCATCATGTGTCTACCATCAGCACGGCATGCTCTTCCGGCGCCAACGCGCTGATGTACGGCTACCGCCTGATACGCAATAATATCGTGGACGTAGTGATAGCCGGCGGTACAGACGCGTTGACCCGTTTTACGCTCAACGGTTTTAATACCCTCATGATCCTCGACCAGCAGCCTTGCCGCCCTTTCGATGAAACCCGCACCGGGCTTAATCTGGGCGAAGGCGCCGGTTACGTGGTGCTGGTGTCCGACAGCCTGGCTGCACAGCTGCAGCCCTGGTGCCGCCTCAGCGGTTTCGCCAATGCCAATGACGCCTACCACCAGACGGCCTCGTCGCCCGACGGCACCGGCAATTACATGGCGATGAAAGGCGCGCTGGACATGAGCGGCCTGCAACCACAGCAGATAGGGTATATCAACCTGCACGGTACCGGTACCGGCAACAACGATGTGTCGGAAGGCATTGCCATCAACCGCATCTTTGCACCGCATTTCCCGGCCATGAGCTCCACCAAATCATTCACAGGGCATACCCTGGGCGCCAGTGGCGGTATTGAAGCGGTATTATCGGCTGTTTCCGTGAAAGAAGGTATTATCTATCCTAATGCACGTTTTGAGCACCAGATGAAGGAACTGCCGTTTACACCGGCCACCACCTGGTCTGAAGGCAATGACCTCCGCCATGTGATGTCCAACTCCTTCGGTTTTGGTGGTAACTGTTCCAGCCTGGTTTTTTCCAGCTTTTAG
- a CDS encoding 3-hydroxyacyl-ACP dehydratase produces the protein MLKGNFYNIRNVANEEGQVTLTLELNAAHPIFGGHFPEQPVVPGVCMMQIVTETLEDAVQQKVLLQKAGLMKFLNMIDPVQQPLVDVSLTYKAEENGGWKVNATLKRDATTFMKFQGVFK, from the coding sequence ATGCTGAAAGGAAACTTTTACAATATAAGGAACGTTGCAAATGAAGAAGGCCAGGTAACGCTCACACTGGAACTGAATGCGGCGCATCCTATTTTCGGTGGCCATTTTCCGGAGCAACCGGTCGTGCCCGGCGTATGTATGATGCAGATCGTTACCGAAACGCTGGAAGACGCCGTACAGCAAAAAGTACTGCTACAGAAAGCCGGTCTGATGAAGTTCCTGAACATGATAGACCCGGTACAGCAGCCATTGGTGGATGTAAGCCTGACTTACAAGGCAGAAGAGAACGGAGGATGGAAAGTGAATGCCACCCTGAAAAGGGATGCCACCACATTTATGAAATTTCAGGGAGTATTTAAATAA
- a CDS encoding phosphopantetheine-binding protein, translated as MEQLMADLKKQIIEQLNLQEVTPESIGNDEPLFKEGLGLDSIDALELIVLLQQHYNIRIANPEQGPEIFYSIRSMAEFIVAQQTAKA; from the coding sequence ATGGAACAGCTGATGGCAGATCTGAAAAAACAGATCATCGAACAATTGAATTTGCAGGAAGTAACACCGGAAAGCATCGGTAACGATGAACCGTTGTTTAAAGAAGGGCTGGGTCTCGATTCTATCGATGCGCTGGAACTGATCGTATTGCTGCAACAGCACTATAACATCCGTATCGCCAATCCAGAACAGGGACCGGAGATTTTTTACTCCATCCGTTCCATGGCGGAATTTATTGTAGCTCAACAAACAGCCAAAGCATGA
- a CDS encoding polysaccharide deacetylase family protein, protein MLNNRTANIILLTGVAVVLGIRLSGLYPLSLWWLVLPLLLLLPFYIRGAMNIRSDFFIKTICAAPTTENVVALSFDDGPEETHTPQILDILDEHQVKAAFFCIGKNIEGNAHLLQRIHAEGHVIGNHTYSHDFWFDMYTSSTMGKDMEKMDTVTINATGLQPRLFRPPYGVTNPNLARAIRKNNYLPVGWSIRSMDTMATDENKLLQKIMSELHPGAVILLHDTCSITASILPRLISAIKAEGYRLERMDKMLKVPAYV, encoded by the coding sequence ATGTTGAATAACCGGACCGCAAATATCATCCTTCTCACAGGCGTGGCCGTAGTGCTGGGCATCAGATTGTCCGGCCTGTACCCCTTATCGCTCTGGTGGCTGGTATTGCCGCTGCTGTTGTTACTGCCTTTTTATATCAGGGGCGCAATGAACATCCGCTCGGATTTCTTCATCAAAACCATCTGTGCCGCGCCCACTACTGAAAATGTGGTGGCGCTCTCCTTCGACGACGGACCGGAAGAGACGCATACGCCGCAGATCCTCGATATCCTCGATGAACACCAGGTGAAAGCTGCTTTTTTCTGCATCGGGAAAAATATCGAAGGCAATGCCCACTTACTGCAACGTATACACGCAGAAGGTCATGTAATCGGTAACCATACCTATTCGCATGATTTCTGGTTTGATATGTATACCAGCAGTACCATGGGAAAAGACATGGAAAAGATGGACACTGTGACCATCAACGCCACAGGATTGCAACCGCGCCTGTTCCGCCCGCCATATGGGGTCACCAATCCCAACCTGGCAAGGGCCATCAGAAAAAACAATTATCTGCCCGTGGGCTGGAGCATCCGCTCTATGGACACCATGGCCACAGATGAAAATAAATTGTTGCAGAAAATCATGTCGGAACTGCATCCCGGTGCGGTCATCCTGTTGCATGACACCTGCAGCATCACTGCCAGTATCCTGCCCCGGCTGATCAGCGCCATCAAAGCGGAAGGGTACCGGCTGGAAAGAATGGATAAAATGTTAAAAGTGCCAGCTTATGTGTAA
- a CDS encoding class I SAM-dependent methyltransferase: protein MFNKETKTALQAKEAALWLAFAPIAFQATRALRDMGILKAVSDSGSAGITIEEIMEKTNMNRYAVRVLLEAGLGMELVIVNDKKYTLTKTGYFILHDQLTRINMDFTQDICYKGMYHLEDSLRNGKPEGLKELGPWDTIYPGLSLLPPAVGKSWFDFDHYYSDLATPGALDIVFENKPKRLLDIGGNTGKWALACTAKDPEVEVTIFDIPGQANIAQQKMKDAGVADRVHFHIANILHEEIPFPKGFDAIWMSQFLDCFSEAEIVSILSRCREALNDNGTIYILEPFWNRQQFKSAAFCLQQTSLYFTAMANGNSQMYHTDDFFKCITDAGLVVAEENDKMGLNYTLLKVRKP from the coding sequence ATGTTTAACAAGGAAACGAAAACAGCATTACAGGCAAAAGAAGCAGCATTGTGGCTGGCCTTCGCTCCCATAGCTTTCCAGGCTACGAGGGCGCTGCGCGACATGGGCATTCTGAAAGCAGTGAGTGACAGCGGATCTGCGGGCATCACCATTGAGGAGATAATGGAAAAAACCAATATGAACCGCTACGCAGTGAGGGTATTGCTGGAAGCCGGTTTGGGCATGGAACTGGTGATCGTGAACGATAAAAAATATACGCTGACCAAAACCGGGTATTTTATCCTGCATGATCAGCTGACCCGCATCAACATGGACTTTACGCAGGATATCTGCTATAAAGGCATGTACCACCTGGAAGACAGTCTCCGCAACGGTAAACCGGAAGGCCTGAAAGAACTGGGCCCCTGGGACACTATCTACCCCGGCCTGTCCCTACTGCCTCCTGCGGTAGGCAAAAGCTGGTTCGACTTTGACCACTACTACTCCGACCTCGCCACACCCGGCGCACTGGACATCGTTTTTGAAAACAAACCCAAACGCCTGCTCGATATCGGCGGCAATACCGGTAAATGGGCGCTGGCATGTACCGCCAAAGACCCCGAAGTGGAAGTGACCATCTTCGATATCCCCGGTCAGGCCAATATTGCGCAGCAGAAAATGAAAGATGCCGGCGTGGCAGACCGTGTGCATTTCCATATCGCTAACATCCTGCATGAGGAAATCCCTTTCCCTAAAGGATTTGACGCCATCTGGATGAGCCAGTTCCTCGACTGCTTCTCTGAAGCTGAAATCGTGTCCATCCTTTCCCGTTGCCGCGAAGCGCTCAATGACAACGGTACCATCTATATCCTGGAGCCGTTCTGGAACCGCCAGCAGTTTAAATCAGCCGCTTTCTGCCTTCAGCAGACGTCCCTGTATTTTACCGCCATGGCAAATGGTAACAGCCAGATGTACCACACGGACGATTTCTTTAAGTGCATCACCGATGCCGGGCTGGTGGTAGCGGAAGAGAATGATAAGATGGGACTGAATTACACGCTGTTAAAAGTTAGAAAACCATAA
- a CDS encoding beta-ketoacyl synthase N-terminal-like domain-containing protein produces MLTIYINGTGCISPQETAVGGPLLAGLREYEQVRLATVDPDYKQWIDVKQIRRMSRVVKMGVGAANLSLQAAGITQPDAIVTGTAYGCLDDTGVFLTKMVNQQEEMLTPTAFIQSTHNTVGGQIALLLGCHGYNNTFVHRGFSFENALLDTVMMLREGSAQNILVGGLDELTQHSYQILSRFGLYKKEPVKTMELLKSPTRGTIAGEGAAFFTLGTKPGEHTAAELTGISTLYKPMWEGEVIGHIMKFLEDNSCTPNDIDLLITGRNGDIDQDDIYEEVVEALFPEHPEASFKHLCGEYPTAAGFGMWLANGILADQAVPEAAMFYGKAPGSIKKILLYNHHQGTHHSLILLSHVE; encoded by the coding sequence ATGTTGACGATCTATATAAACGGCACCGGTTGTATTTCTCCGCAGGAAACGGCGGTAGGAGGACCTTTGCTGGCCGGTCTGCGCGAATACGAACAGGTAAGGCTGGCAACAGTAGACCCGGACTATAAACAGTGGATCGATGTAAAACAGATCCGCCGCATGAGCCGTGTGGTGAAAATGGGCGTGGGCGCGGCCAATCTCAGCCTGCAGGCTGCCGGTATCACCCAGCCTGATGCCATCGTGACCGGCACTGCTTACGGTTGCCTCGACGACACCGGCGTGTTCCTGACCAAAATGGTGAATCAACAGGAGGAAATGCTGACGCCGACTGCCTTCATCCAAAGCACACACAATACCGTAGGCGGACAGATAGCGCTGCTGCTGGGCTGCCACGGCTATAACAACACCTTCGTGCACCGCGGCTTCTCTTTCGAAAATGCCCTGCTGGACACGGTGATGATGCTACGCGAAGGCAGCGCGCAAAATATACTGGTCGGCGGACTGGATGAGCTCACCCAGCACAGCTATCAGATACTGTCCCGCTTCGGGCTGTATAAAAAAGAACCGGTGAAAACCATGGAGCTGCTGAAAAGCCCTACCCGTGGCACTATCGCGGGAGAAGGCGCCGCTTTCTTCACCCTCGGAACCAAGCCGGGAGAACATACGGCGGCTGAACTGACCGGCATCAGCACGCTTTACAAACCCATGTGGGAAGGAGAGGTGATTGGCCATATCATGAAGTTCCTCGAAGACAATAGCTGCACCCCCAACGATATTGACCTGCTGATTACCGGCAGAAACGGCGACATTGACCAGGACGACATCTATGAAGAAGTAGTGGAAGCATTGTTCCCCGAACATCCGGAAGCGAGCTTCAAACACCTCTGCGGTGAATACCCGACTGCGGCTGGTTTCGGCATGTGGCTGGCCAATGGTATCCTGGCAGACCAGGCAGTACCGGAGGCAGCGATGTTCTATGGTAAAGCACCCGGCAGCATTAAAAAAATATTATTGTATAACCATCATCAGGGCACCCATCACTCCCTGATTTTGCTCTCTCATGTTGAATAA
- a CDS encoding DUF2062 domain-containing protein, translating to MTASNTHNEHFERHRAAVLIPTYNNATTLEEVVKGALSYTSHVIVVNDGATDHTSTILEKYPAIHKVSYSPNRGKGIALRRGFEYALAQGYDYVITMDADGQHFASDLPGMLEKISTHPDTLVIGARNLNEENMPGKNTFANKFSNFWFYVETGLKGPDTQSGYRLYPLRRMGRTRWWCSKYEFEIEVLVRSAWKGVKIDWTPVKVYYPPADERISHFRPFRDFSRISVLNTVLVLITFLYIKPRDFFLWMLKKENWKKMWKEEILNAEESNARKAAAIGFGVFMGIVPIWGFQLLVAFLVSVKLKLNKALVFLAAHVSTPPLTPFVIFFSFLAGKVWMGRSAKDLLFDKHFSIAAVGDNLLQYVFGAITLAIAAGLAAWAISYALLAIFRKNK from the coding sequence GTGACAGCCAGTAATACACATAACGAACATTTTGAGCGTCATCGCGCGGCGGTGCTCATTCCAACCTACAACAACGCTACAACGCTGGAAGAGGTGGTGAAAGGAGCGTTGTCCTACACCTCACACGTGATTGTCGTGAATGACGGCGCTACCGACCATACCAGCACCATTCTTGAGAAATACCCCGCCATACATAAAGTGTCGTATAGCCCTAACCGTGGGAAAGGCATTGCCCTTCGCCGTGGTTTCGAATATGCGCTGGCACAGGGTTATGATTACGTGATCACCATGGATGCAGACGGACAGCACTTTGCCTCCGATCTGCCCGGCATGCTGGAAAAGATCAGCACACATCCGGACACCCTGGTGATAGGCGCCCGTAACCTGAATGAAGAAAACATGCCTGGCAAAAACACTTTTGCCAACAAGTTCTCCAACTTCTGGTTTTATGTGGAAACAGGCCTGAAAGGGCCGGACACACAATCGGGATACCGGTTGTACCCGCTGCGCCGCATGGGCCGTACCCGCTGGTGGTGCTCCAAATATGAATTTGAAATAGAAGTACTGGTGCGCAGCGCATGGAAAGGCGTAAAGATAGACTGGACGCCGGTGAAGGTGTATTATCCGCCGGCAGACGAAAGGATATCCCACTTCCGCCCGTTCCGGGATTTTTCGCGCATCAGCGTATTAAATACCGTACTCGTACTGATTACTTTCCTGTATATCAAACCAAGGGATTTTTTTCTGTGGATGCTGAAAAAGGAGAACTGGAAAAAGATGTGGAAAGAAGAAATACTGAATGCCGAAGAGTCCAATGCGCGCAAAGCTGCGGCCATTGGCTTTGGCGTGTTCATGGGTATTGTGCCGATATGGGGTTTCCAGCTGCTGGTGGCTTTCCTGGTATCCGTTAAACTGAAGCTCAACAAAGCGCTGGTGTTCCTTGCTGCCCATGTGAGCACGCCGCCGTTAACCCCCTTTGTGATCTTTTTCAGCTTCCTGGCAGGAAAGGTCTGGATGGGGAGATCAGCCAAAGATCTGTTGTTTGATAAACATTTTTCCATAGCCGCAGTAGGGGATAACCTGCTCCAGTACGTTTTCGGCGCCATTACACTGGCTATCGCCGCAGGACTGGCAGCATGGGCTATCAGTTATGCCTTACTGGCCATATTCAGAAAAAACAAATAA
- a CDS encoding outer membrane lipoprotein carrier protein LolA: MCKWIMICMISLLSLQLQAQSGFKPVADLSAVKKEFARAAQQTQSIQCDFVQEKNLSMLSDKITSKGKFWFKRENKVRMEYQQPSYYLLVMNGKDIRIKDAQKESKVSGKNNKLFEQINKITVDCVRGTVLDNTDFTTKAYENAQSYRLEMVPVNKAMAGYFKMITLVVDKKDFTVSGITMAEPSGDDTNISFLHKQVNANIPDAVFVVK; the protein is encoded by the coding sequence ATGTGTAAATGGATAATGATATGCATGATTTCACTGCTGTCGTTGCAACTGCAGGCGCAGTCAGGTTTTAAACCGGTCGCCGACCTGTCGGCCGTAAAAAAGGAGTTCGCCAGGGCCGCTCAACAGACGCAGAGCATTCAGTGCGATTTTGTGCAGGAGAAAAACCTGAGCATGCTCTCCGATAAAATCACTTCGAAAGGGAAATTCTGGTTCAAGCGGGAGAATAAAGTCCGCATGGAATACCAGCAGCCTTCTTACTACCTGCTGGTCATGAATGGAAAAGACATCCGTATCAAAGACGCCCAGAAAGAAAGTAAAGTATCCGGCAAAAACAACAAACTGTTTGAACAGATCAATAAAATAACGGTGGACTGTGTACGCGGCACCGTGCTGGACAATACAGATTTTACCACCAAAGCATACGAAAACGCACAGAGCTACCGCCTGGAGATGGTGCCTGTGAACAAGGCCATGGCCGGTTATTTCAAGATGATCACCCTGGTGGTGGACAAAAAAGATTTTACAGTGTCGGGCATCACCATGGCAGAACCATCCGGTGATGATACGAACATCAGCTTTTTACATAAACAAGTGAATGCGAATATTCCGGATGCGGTATTTGTGGTTAAATAG
- a CDS encoding NAD(P)/FAD-dependent oxidoreductase — MKTEQVDVLVIGAGPAGTVAASIIHQAGYKVKIVEKMKFPRFVIGESLLPRSMDALNEAGFIDAIKAKGFQEKFGAKFVKGDALCDFTFKEQYTPGWTWTWQVTRADFDKTLADTVESMGVPVSYETTVTDIRFNGSDSVTTIEDKDGNRSTIEARFIVDGSGYGRVIPRLFNLEKNSNLQPRKALFAHTKDVRRSMADEPNRITAVVHKKGVWIWIIPFSTGVTSVGFVGDPEFFAQYPGTDEEVYRALLEAEPYTRERFRDVELVFEPRVLQSWSATTDKFYGDGFVLTGNVTEFLDPIFSSGVTLACVSSQTAAKLVIRKLRGEEVDWEKEYMEPTLQGVNTFRSYVMAWYEGTLDTIFFKKDADPVIKGQICSVLAGYVWDMSNPFVKNHDTALKRLARTIELTEKLKSSSEIE; from the coding sequence ATGAAAACTGAACAAGTAGATGTTTTAGTGATAGGTGCGGGACCTGCCGGAACAGTAGCGGCGTCTATTATCCACCAGGCAGGTTACAAAGTGAAAATCGTTGAAAAGATGAAATTTCCCCGCTTCGTGATCGGGGAGAGCCTGCTGCCACGCAGTATGGACGCTTTGAATGAAGCCGGTTTCATCGATGCCATTAAAGCCAAAGGTTTTCAGGAAAAATTCGGTGCCAAGTTCGTTAAAGGCGACGCGCTTTGTGACTTTACTTTCAAAGAGCAATACACCCCCGGCTGGACCTGGACCTGGCAGGTGACCAGGGCCGATTTCGATAAAACACTGGCAGATACCGTGGAAAGTATGGGCGTACCGGTTTCTTACGAAACTACGGTAACGGATATACGTTTTAACGGGTCCGATTCCGTGACCACCATAGAAGACAAAGACGGGAACAGATCCACCATCGAAGCCCGCTTCATCGTGGATGGCAGCGGTTATGGCCGGGTAATTCCCCGCTTGTTCAACCTGGAAAAAAACTCCAACCTTCAGCCGCGTAAAGCGCTCTTCGCTCATACAAAAGACGTACGTCGCTCTATGGCCGATGAACCTAACCGTATCACAGCGGTGGTGCATAAAAAAGGCGTCTGGATCTGGATCATCCCGTTCTCTACCGGCGTTACTTCCGTCGGTTTTGTGGGCGATCCGGAGTTTTTTGCGCAATATCCCGGTACCGACGAGGAAGTATACCGTGCCCTGCTGGAAGCAGAACCCTATACCCGCGAACGTTTCCGTGACGTGGAACTGGTATTTGAGCCCAGAGTGCTCCAGTCCTGGTCTGCCACCACCGATAAGTTTTATGGAGATGGTTTTGTGCTGACCGGCAACGTGACAGAATTTTTGGACCCGATTTTCTCTTCTGGCGTAACTTTGGCCTGCGTTTCCAGCCAGACCGCCGCTAAACTGGTGATCAGAAAACTGCGGGGAGAAGAAGTGGACTGGGAAAAAGAATACATGGAGCCCACCCTGCAGGGAGTAAATACCTTCCGTTCCTATGTCATGGCATGGTACGAAGGCACGCTGGACACCATTTTCTTTAAAAAAGACGCCGACCCGGTGATCAAAGGACAAATCTGTTCCGTATTGGCAGGATATGTCTGGGACATGAGCAACCCGTTTGTGAAAAACCACGACACGGCACTGAAACGCCTGGCCCGGACCATAGAATTAACAGAAAAATTAAAAAGCAGTTCAGAGATTGAATAG